A segment of the Staphylococcus ratti genome:
GTTGAGCAAGCGCTTACAAAGTGATAAAATAAAGGTGTAAAGGATATGTTTGAGTAGAAAGAGAACAATGAGAGAGGTGACACGTAATGTATGAAAATGTACTTGTACCTTATGACTTTGGGAATAGCTTTAAAAATGTGCCAGATCAACTGAAAAAGTTAACTGAAGCAGCATCTACGTATAAAATTGTCGTATTTCATGTAATTTCTGAAACAGAGCTTGCCAATTATGTACGTTACCAAGGCAAACATTTTGAAGAGGTTGTTGCAGAAAAGAAAGAGGAAATGCGTCCATTTTTAAACACTTTAGATGATTATGGTTTAAATTATCAACTTAAATTCACAACAGGTAGCCCTACCCATGAAATTGTCAACGAAATAGAAGGATATAGCTACGATGTTGTCGTGATGAGTAATAAAAGAGCAGAAGTAGATATTAAACATGTTTTAGGCCACGTTACGCATAAAATTGCGAAACGGGTAAACGTGCCGGTATTAATTGTAAAATGACGAACATATCTTGAAATTAATCATTCTAGTGGTGAGCGTGCATCC
Coding sequences within it:
- a CDS encoding universal stress protein; amino-acid sequence: MYENVLVPYDFGNSFKNVPDQLKKLTEAASTYKIVVFHVISETELANYVRYQGKHFEEVVAEKKEEMRPFLNTLDDYGLNYQLKFTTGSPTHEIVNEIEGYSYDVVVMSNKRAEVDIKHVLGHVTHKIAKRVNVPVLIVK